Proteins encoded together in one Parcubacteria group bacterium window:
- a CDS encoding DNA-directed RNA polymerase subunit beta: protein MVENKKMKVKGKFSASSSLAKRKFFKKQLAVSLPNLIEAQTASYEWFLEKGLQELLDEVNPIVDFAGKEMELSLSNYFLDESKYDELTSRAKNISYEAPLRATAKLVFKKTGEVKEQEIYFGEFPIMTDRGTFIINGVERVIVSQLIRSPGVFFSMEYIKGRKFFGAKIIPNRGAWLELETDRDGVIYVKIDRKRKLPVTALLRAFGHGTNDQIRALFAQDVEVIDVDHIGETLAKDITTSQGEGYKEVYKRVRPGDLATEENAKQMVDAMFFNFDRYDFGAVGRYRLNQRLKLDRANNPENRILNVEDFVLIIKEIIRMNNNPQAQADDIDHLGNRRVRGVGELIQNKMRIGFARMARNIKDRMSTCDVDTVVPGQIINSRPVAAAIKEFFSSSQLSQFMDQVNPLAELEHKRRLSALGPGGLTRERAGFEVRDVHHSHYGRICPVETPEGPNIGLVGHLATYARINEYGFLETPYLKVAQEVANTADDLVGRILTEKIGDCAIGTLIDETLAKKIAKEKKDMIHVVPFVTDKIEYINATVEDRLTIAHGGTVLDEHRNIVEKMVEARVSGQPDMVSVTSVEYIDVSPKQCISVATALIPFLEHDDANRALMGSNMQRQAVSCVKPEAPLVGTGIEDKAAADSGQAVIAKNPGKVISVDGNHIVVEEEAPAGAKKKTNKREYLLHTFMKSNAFTSMNQVPRVLKGDVIKKGQLLADGSSTDHGELALGQNMLVAFVPWEGFNFEDAIIISEKVLQDDRYSSIHIEDFSLDVRDTKLGPEIVTRDIPNIGEDRLKNLDETGIVRIGAEVSSGDILIGKITPKGEGDLTAEERLLRAIFGEKSRDVKDSSLYLPHGEHGKVVDIKVFTRDQGDRLPTGVSQQIQISVAQLRKIAVGDKLAGRHGNKGVISRIAPVEDMPYLPDGTPVDVILNPLGVASRMNIGQILETHLGWAARAHGYTAATPALDGVSEADIKAELKSAGLPESGKIGLIDGKTGRPFDNESTVGVMYIMKLNHLVDDKLHMRSIGPYSLITQQPLGGKAQFGGQRFGEMEVWALEGYGAAHTLQEMLTIKSDDVLGRSKAYEAIIKGEEIKSPNLPASFHVLVNELKGLCLDVELIGQKVESDEKDAQDAKKEEK, encoded by the coding sequence ATGGTTGAAAACAAGAAAATGAAGGTAAAGGGGAAATTCAGCGCCTCTTCGTCTCTTGCAAAACGAAAGTTTTTCAAGAAACAGTTAGCTGTGTCATTGCCAAATCTTATCGAGGCACAGACGGCTTCGTATGAATGGTTTTTGGAAAAAGGATTGCAGGAGCTATTGGATGAAGTAAATCCAATCGTTGATTTTGCCGGAAAGGAAATGGAACTTTCTCTTTCCAATTACTTCTTGGACGAATCCAAATACGACGAGTTGACGTCGCGCGCAAAAAATATTTCTTATGAGGCACCGCTTCGCGCAACAGCAAAGCTTGTGTTCAAAAAGACCGGGGAAGTAAAGGAGCAAGAGATCTACTTTGGAGAATTTCCGATCATGACAGATCGTGGAACGTTTATTATCAATGGTGTGGAGCGTGTGATCGTATCACAACTCATCCGATCCCCCGGCGTGTTCTTTTCGATGGAATACATCAAAGGCCGTAAGTTTTTTGGTGCAAAAATCATTCCAAATCGTGGTGCATGGTTGGAGCTTGAGACAGATCGTGATGGTGTGATCTATGTGAAGATCGATCGTAAGCGCAAATTGCCGGTGACGGCGCTATTGCGTGCTTTTGGGCATGGTACTAATGATCAGATTCGTGCACTTTTTGCACAGGATGTGGAAGTGATCGACGTAGATCATATCGGTGAAACGCTTGCAAAAGATATTACAACATCGCAAGGTGAGGGATACAAGGAGGTATATAAACGCGTACGTCCGGGAGACCTTGCAACAGAAGAGAATGCAAAACAAATGGTTGATGCAATGTTTTTTAACTTTGATCGTTATGACTTTGGTGCGGTGGGACGATACCGTCTCAACCAACGATTGAAACTTGATAGAGCAAATAACCCAGAAAATCGTATTTTAAATGTGGAGGACTTTGTTCTCATTATCAAGGAGATCATTCGCATGAACAATAATCCGCAAGCACAGGCAGATGATATCGATCATTTGGGCAATCGTCGCGTGCGTGGTGTGGGAGAACTTATCCAAAACAAAATGCGTATCGGTTTTGCGCGTATGGCACGCAATATCAAAGATCGCATGAGTACGTGTGATGTGGATACGGTTGTGCCGGGACAGATCATCAATTCTCGTCCGGTTGCAGCTGCGATCAAAGAATTTTTTTCCAGCTCACAGTTGTCGCAGTTTATGGATCAGGTAAATCCGCTTGCAGAGTTGGAGCATAAGCGTCGCTTAAGTGCCCTTGGACCCGGTGGTTTGACGCGTGAGCGTGCGGGATTTGAAGTGCGTGATGTGCATCATTCTCATTATGGACGCATCTGTCCTGTAGAAACACCGGAAGGACCGAATATCGGACTCGTCGGACATTTGGCGACATATGCACGGATCAATGAATATGGATTTCTCGAAACACCATACTTGAAAGTGGCGCAAGAAGTCGCAAATACTGCAGATGATCTTGTCGGTCGTATTTTAACGGAGAAAATCGGTGATTGTGCTATCGGTACATTGATCGATGAAACTCTTGCAAAAAAGATCGCGAAAGAGAAAAAAGACATGATCCATGTCGTGCCGTTTGTAACGGACAAAATCGAATATATCAATGCGACTGTAGAAGATCGATTGACGATCGCACATGGTGGCACAGTACTTGATGAGCATCGCAACATCGTGGAAAAGATGGTAGAAGCGCGTGTCAGCGGTCAGCCGGATATGGTAAGTGTGACAAGTGTTGAATATATTGACGTGTCACCAAAGCAGTGTATTTCTGTGGCGACAGCACTTATTCCTTTCTTGGAGCATGATGATGCAAACCGTGCACTTATGGGCTCGAACATGCAACGTCAGGCTGTGTCGTGTGTCAAACCGGAAGCACCGCTTGTGGGAACAGGTATCGAAGACAAAGCGGCAGCGGATTCCGGTCAGGCAGTGATTGCAAAAAACCCGGGAAAGGTGATTTCTGTGGATGGCAATCATATTGTCGTGGAAGAAGAAGCACCGGCAGGTGCGAAGAAAAAAACAAATAAAAGAGAATACTTGCTTCATACATTTATGAAGTCCAACGCGTTTACATCGATGAATCAGGTGCCGCGTGTACTCAAGGGTGATGTGATCAAGAAAGGGCAATTGCTCGCAGACGGATCATCAACTGATCATGGTGAGCTTGCGCTCGGACAAAATATGCTCGTGGCTTTCGTGCCATGGGAAGGATTTAACTTTGAGGATGCGATCATCATTTCAGAAAAGGTATTGCAGGATGACCGTTATAGCTCGATCCACATTGAAGATTTTTCATTGGATGTGCGTGACACAAAGCTCGGACCTGAGATCGTAACACGTGATATCCCAAATATTGGTGAAGACCGTCTGAAGAACTTGGATGAGACGGGCATCGTGCGCATCGGAGCGGAAGTGTCATCGGGAGATATCTTGATCGGAAAGATCACACCAAAGGGTGAGGGTGACCTCACAGCAGAGGAACGTCTCCTTCGTGCGATCTTTGGTGAGAAATCCCGTGATGTAAAAGATTCTTCTCTGTATTTACCACATGGTGAACATGGAAAAGTTGTGGATATCAAAGTATTTACACGAGATCAGGGTGATCGTTTGCCAACAGGCGTAAGCCAGCAAATTCAGATTTCTGTTGCGCAATTGCGCAAAATCGCAGTCGGTGACAAGCTCGCAGGGCGTCATGGAAATAAGGGTGTGATCTCGCGTATTGCACCGGTGGAGGATATGCCATACTTGCCAGACGGCACACCGGTTGATGTGATCTTGAATCCGTTGGGTGTAGCAAGTCGTATGAATATCGGTCAGATCTTGGAGACGCATCTCGGATGGGCAGCACGTGCGCATGGCTACACGGCAGCAACACCTGCGCTTGACGGTGTATCTGAAGCAGATATCAAAGCAGAACTTAAATCAGCGGGACTTCCAGAAAGCGGAAAGATCGGTTTGATCGATGGAAAGACGGGACGCCCGTTTGATAATGAGTCAACTGTCGGTGTGATGTATATTATGAAGTTGAATCATCTCGTTGATGATAAGTTGCATATGCGCTCGATCGGACCATACTCATTGATCACACAACAACCGCTTGGTGGTAAAGCACAGTTTGGTGGACAGCGTTTTGGAGAGATGGAGGTATGGGCATTGGAAGGTTATGGTGCCGCTCATACATTGCAAGAAATGTTGACGATCAAATCTGATGATGTACTCGGACGTTCAAAGGCGTATGAGGCAATCATCAAGGGCGAAGAGATCAAGAGTCCAAATCTTCCGGCGTCATTCCATGTTTTGGTGAATGAACTCAAGGGTTTGTGTTTGGATGTGGAACTCATCGGACAAAAAGTCGAGTCAGATGAGAAGGATGCACAAGATGCAAAAAAAGAAGAGAAGTAA
- a CDS encoding thioredoxin domain-containing protein, with the protein MSEEKKTEEVVEEKKTPEEEAKGSCEGGTCESGTCKDGVCEGGSCEGKTCGDVCCGIQGGKNIFIWLVIVVLAVGAIAYFQMQKRDNVGEERPVKEKVAQEVRDNAMKMITGQLVPEGTKVEIGKITEESGLYKMIITVEGQEVTSYMSKDMTKFIPQLVDTKQLEEKSAEEDATTTETTEVQTKSDKPEVEIFVMSHCPYGTQIEKGILPVLKALGTTVNAKFKFVDYAMHGEKEVKEELRQYCIQEKEPQKFHAYLGCFLEKQDEKACMQTALVNQTLLAQCVAQTDKAFKVTELFNDKSSWVSGQFPQFNISKADNEKYGVQGSPTLVINGELIQSGRDSASLMKAICSAFNTQPAACQTEMSSDAPAPGFGSGTAAAANANTTADCGA; encoded by the coding sequence ATGTCAGAGGAAAAAAAGACAGAAGAAGTGGTAGAGGAAAAGAAAACTCCGGAAGAGGAGGCAAAAGGTTCATGCGAGGGAGGAACGTGTGAGAGTGGCACATGTAAGGATGGTGTATGCGAAGGAGGCTCATGCGAAGGAAAGACATGCGGTGATGTGTGCTGTGGCATACAAGGAGGAAAGAATATTTTTATTTGGCTTGTGATCGTCGTTCTGGCAGTGGGTGCTATTGCATATTTCCAAATGCAAAAACGTGACAACGTCGGCGAAGAACGTCCTGTAAAAGAAAAGGTGGCGCAGGAAGTTCGGGATAATGCGATGAAAATGATCACCGGTCAACTGGTTCCGGAAGGCACAAAGGTTGAGATCGGTAAAATCACAGAAGAAAGCGGTCTCTATAAAATGATCATTACTGTAGAGGGTCAAGAAGTGACGTCGTACATGTCAAAAGATATGACCAAGTTTATTCCGCAGCTTGTTGATACAAAGCAACTTGAAGAAAAGAGCGCGGAAGAGGATGCCACAACAACTGAGACTACAGAAGTGCAGACAAAATCAGATAAACCGGAAGTTGAGATCTTTGTGATGAGTCACTGCCCATATGGTACGCAGATCGAGAAGGGCATTTTGCCGGTGTTGAAAGCTCTTGGCACAACTGTCAATGCAAAATTCAAATTTGTGGATTATGCAATGCATGGTGAGAAAGAAGTGAAGGAAGAATTGCGTCAGTATTGCATCCAGGAAAAAGAACCGCAAAAATTTCATGCGTATCTTGGATGCTTTTTGGAAAAACAGGATGAAAAAGCATGCATGCAGACAGCATTGGTCAATCAAACGCTTTTGGCGCAGTGCGTGGCGCAAACAGATAAAGCATTCAAAGTTACAGAATTGTTCAATGATAAGTCGTCATGGGTGAGTGGACAGTTTCCTCAGTTCAACATCTCAAAGGCGGATAATGAGAAATATGGTGTCCAAGGATCGCCGACTCTTGTGATCAATGGGGAATTGATCCAATCCGGTCGTGATAGCGCAAGTCTCATGAAAGCGATTTGCTCCGCATTCAATACACAACCGGCAGCATGTCAGACAGAAATGTCCAGTGATGCACCGGCACCAGGATTCGGTTCAGGCACAGCTGCCGCAGCCAACGCAAATACAACCGCAGATTGTGGCGCATAA